A window of Haliscomenobacter hydrossis DSM 1100 contains these coding sequences:
- a CDS encoding FG-GAP repeat domain-containing protein: MQQRRYALKAYHGIRIFLNQGNDSFKESKFIPLHGAGKVLVEDFDQDGKLDLACSAYFPDYTQKPLAGFVLLTNQGNLNFSAHTFPQCDAANWLLMDKGDIDGDGDVDILLGACSINNTVPEPLRKDWNKKGIGVLLLRNQLK, translated from the coding sequence ATGCAACAACGCCGTTATGCTTTGAAGGCTTATCACGGCATTCGTATTTTTTTGAACCAGGGTAATGATTCATTTAAAGAGTCGAAGTTTATCCCCTTACATGGTGCTGGAAAAGTACTGGTAGAGGATTTTGATCAGGATGGGAAACTTGATCTGGCTTGTAGCGCCTATTTTCCGGATTATACCCAAAAACCACTTGCTGGCTTTGTTTTGTTGACAAATCAGGGGAATTTGAATTTTTCGGCCCACACGTTTCCGCAATGCGATGCTGCCAATTGGCTACTGATGGATAAAGGAGACATCGATGGGGATGGAGATGTGGATATTCTTTTAGGCGCTTGCAGTATCAACAATACCGTGCCTGAGCCTTTGCGCAAAGACTGGAATAAAAAAGGCATCGGGGTACTTTTGTTACGCAACCAACTCAAGTAA
- a CDS encoding energy transducer TonB — protein sequence MNTNDASKSGLLVGDIMKADLDDLIFQYRNKEYGAYQLRKAYYKRMTRATILAVLLMAFVALLPSILSAIRNSVADDETLNVEVTLSEPPSVDPKQEPPPPPPPVEPPPARPTIAFTIPVVKKDEEVVEEVPPPTQEEMKEVEISTKTQEGSDDGVVAGLGDEPIEEAPPEIVKEVEPPKPTQEVFKVVEQMPSFPDGQAALLRFLAQNIEYPTIAKENGVEGMVVVQFVVERDGSIAAANVVKGIGAGCDEEALRVVRMMPKWQPGKQRGQPVRVQFNLPIRFKLE from the coding sequence ATGAATACGAACGATGCATCCAAATCTGGGTTGTTGGTCGGTGACATCATGAAGGCGGATTTGGATGATCTGATCTTTCAGTATCGGAACAAAGAGTACGGAGCTTATCAGCTGCGCAAAGCATACTATAAACGTATGACCCGCGCTACGATTCTGGCCGTGCTTTTGATGGCTTTCGTAGCCTTACTTCCGAGCATTTTATCAGCCATCCGAAACAGTGTAGCTGACGACGAGACGTTGAACGTTGAAGTAACGCTGTCTGAGCCGCCATCAGTTGATCCCAAGCAGGAGCCGCCGCCACCACCGCCACCGGTGGAGCCACCACCTGCTCGCCCAACCATTGCTTTTACCATTCCGGTGGTAAAAAAGGATGAAGAAGTAGTGGAAGAAGTTCCACCACCTACTCAAGAAGAAATGAAAGAAGTGGAAATCAGTACCAAGACCCAAGAAGGTAGCGACGATGGCGTTGTTGCAGGGCTTGGTGATGAGCCAATCGAAGAGGCACCACCAGAAATCGTTAAAGAGGTAGAACCACCCAAACCTACCCAAGAGGTATTTAAGGTGGTAGAACAAATGCCTTCTTTTCCTGATGGCCAGGCCGCTTTGCTCCGCTTTTTAGCCCAGAACATCGAGTATCCTACCATTGCGAAGGAAAACGGTGTAGAAGGGATGGTCGTTGTGCAATTCGTGGTAGAACGAGATGGTTCTATTGCTGCAGCCAACGTCGTGAAAGGTATTGGAGCGGGTTGCGACGAAGAAGCCTTGCGTGTAGTGCGCATGATGCCTAAGTGGCAGCCAGGTAAACAACGCGGTCAACCTGTTCGTGTGCAGTTTAACCTGCCAATTCGCTTTAAACTCGAATAA
- a CDS encoding FG-GAP repeat domain-containing protein → MYCGSCHLFPEPKLLSKDSWVNGVFPEMAIRMGYKNADPTLFDPDEYQRLVLNGVLPTHSMISEKHWNRILEYYQDNAPLKSLPQQAPIQLQTNEEMFAPEVLWSSPGQSPNFSLLKVIPEQGALFAGQREGKIYVFPFGTLKPQDSLFVPSSPSDIQAVGQNQFQLLLMGKMDPNDWHNGSLIEIKKENSNWKLLKQWVKELNRPVQFVFADLNADAQEDWVISQFGHYMGKLAWYEKGKNGQIKEHELSKVPGVRIAQVIDLNQDGTKDIVALLTQGDERIVWFKNLGSGKFEEQELARFSPVYGSSYLDIADINQDGKPDLIHSCGDNYDYSYAWRCCMNLH, encoded by the coding sequence ATGTATTGTGGATCTTGTCATCTTTTCCCGGAGCCAAAGCTGTTGAGTAAAGACAGCTGGGTCAATGGTGTTTTTCCAGAGATGGCGATACGTATGGGCTATAAAAATGCTGATCCAACTTTGTTTGATCCTGATGAATATCAGCGACTAGTACTAAATGGGGTTTTGCCTACTCATTCAATGATCAGTGAAAAACATTGGAATCGAATTTTAGAATATTATCAGGACAATGCTCCGCTTAAGTCACTGCCCCAGCAAGCTCCAATTCAACTTCAAACCAACGAGGAAATGTTTGCTCCTGAAGTCTTATGGAGTTCCCCCGGACAAAGCCCTAACTTTTCTTTGCTCAAAGTTATACCTGAACAGGGTGCTTTGTTTGCCGGGCAAAGAGAAGGGAAAATTTATGTATTCCCATTTGGTACACTTAAGCCTCAAGACTCGTTGTTTGTGCCCTCATCACCTAGCGATATTCAAGCCGTAGGCCAAAACCAATTCCAGCTGTTACTGATGGGTAAAATGGACCCCAATGATTGGCACAATGGTAGTTTAATCGAAATAAAAAAAGAAAACAGCAATTGGAAGTTATTAAAGCAATGGGTTAAAGAATTAAATCGGCCAGTTCAATTCGTGTTTGCAGATTTGAATGCTGATGCACAAGAAGATTGGGTGATCAGTCAGTTTGGACATTATATGGGCAAGTTGGCCTGGTATGAAAAAGGAAAAAATGGGCAGATAAAAGAACATGAGCTATCGAAAGTTCCCGGAGTCAGAATTGCCCAGGTCATTGACCTTAACCAGGATGGCACAAAAGACATTGTCGCTTTGCTTACCCAAGGGGACGAACGTATTGTTTGGTTTAAAAACCTGGGCAGTGGAAAATTTGAAGAACAGGAGCTGGCGCGTTTTTCGCCGGTATATGGATCAAGTTACCTCGACATTGCCGACATCAATCAAGATGGAAAGCCTGATCTCATTCATTCTTGTGGCGACAATTATGATTACAGTTATGCTTGGCGTTGTTGCATGAATCTCCACTAA
- a CDS encoding IS5 family transposase, translated as MSKVTKADQGSNKPKQKYQIENWSSYNQSLVNRGNITLYISDAAIKSWNETGPKARGGQYVYSDICIETIFMLKTVFKLAYRQATGFTQSLLVIMGCKELKVPCYTQVSRRVKELDIQPMVIKTKGSITIAIDSTGIKVFGEGEWKVRKHGYSKRRTWRKLHLGVDPQTGYIHCHTLTLNDIDDGSQLKDLIGQIKPKVKEGYLDGAYDHFECWETLIKQQINPVIPPRADAVIWYAKEPGDSPYYPRNMAIERIHEVDRANWKKESNYHRRSLAETTMFRFKTIHGPSFFSRKFETQQKETNIKIKLLNIMTAQGMPVSKPKMTA; from the coding sequence ATGTCAAAGGTAACTAAAGCAGATCAGGGAAGCAATAAGCCAAAGCAAAAATACCAGATTGAAAACTGGTCAAGCTACAATCAGAGCTTAGTTAATCGAGGCAATATCACCTTATACATCTCGGACGCAGCCATAAAAAGTTGGAATGAGACTGGCCCCAAAGCACGTGGCGGGCAATATGTATACAGTGATATATGCATAGAAACGATCTTCATGCTCAAGACGGTATTCAAGTTGGCGTATCGTCAAGCCACCGGTTTTACTCAAAGTCTGTTGGTAATAATGGGTTGTAAAGAACTTAAAGTACCTTGTTACACCCAAGTGAGCCGTCGGGTCAAGGAACTGGATATTCAACCTATGGTCATCAAAACAAAAGGCTCTATCACTATTGCCATCGATTCTACCGGGATCAAAGTGTTTGGGGAAGGAGAATGGAAAGTACGCAAACATGGGTATTCCAAGCGTCGAACCTGGCGTAAGCTGCACTTGGGTGTTGACCCTCAAACTGGCTATATCCATTGCCATACCTTAACCCTTAATGACATTGATGATGGTTCCCAACTCAAAGATTTGATTGGACAGATCAAGCCTAAAGTCAAAGAAGGATACCTCGATGGAGCCTACGACCACTTTGAATGCTGGGAAACTTTGATTAAGCAACAAATCAATCCGGTCATTCCCCCACGTGCCGATGCTGTGATTTGGTATGCCAAGGAGCCTGGTGATTCCCCCTACTACCCTCGAAATATGGCCATCGAACGGATCCATGAAGTAGATCGGGCAAACTGGAAAAAGGAGAGTAATTACCATCGACGAAGTTTAGCCGAGACTACCATGTTCCGTTTCAAAACGATCCACGGCCCCAGCTTTTTCTCCCGAAAATTTGAAACCCAGCAAAAAGAAACCAATATAAAAATTAAGCTCCTCAATATCATGACAGCCCAAGGTATGCCTGTTTCTAAACCGAAAATGACTGCTTAG
- a CDS encoding ExbD/TolR family protein, which yields MAEMNIPDKGGKGGKKSRSKKQSTRVDLTAMVDLGFLLITFFMLATTFSKPKAMEVNKPAKEDDQEVEEAPIKQSKTYAIVLGKRDMVYCYVGADDATGVKVDSVTFSRTGLRSMIKDRQNAVQQQWGDKDELFVMIKPLPESKYRNMVDVLDEMAITGVKRYAIIDDFNSIDSLIATGSGNRLRPIKGFNSLKLK from the coding sequence ATGGCAGAAATGAATATCCCCGATAAAGGGGGTAAAGGTGGTAAAAAGTCACGATCCAAAAAGCAGTCAACCCGTGTGGATTTGACTGCGATGGTAGACTTGGGGTTTCTTTTGATTACCTTCTTTATGCTCGCTACAACTTTCAGTAAGCCGAAGGCGATGGAAGTGAATAAACCAGCCAAAGAAGACGACCAAGAGGTAGAAGAAGCACCCATCAAGCAATCGAAAACTTACGCAATTGTACTCGGCAAACGCGACATGGTGTACTGCTATGTTGGTGCCGATGACGCTACAGGCGTAAAAGTTGACAGTGTCACTTTCTCTCGTACGGGTTTGCGCTCCATGATCAAGGATCGGCAAAATGCGGTACAACAACAGTGGGGTGACAAAGACGAGTTGTTCGTAATGATCAAACCACTTCCGGAGTCTAAATACCGGAATATGGTTGACGTACTGGATGAAATGGCCATCACGGGTGTCAAACGCTATGCAATTATCGATGATTTCAATTCCATTGATTCATTGATTGCAACAGGATCTGGCAACCGTTTACGGCCAATCAAGGGCTTCAATTCCCTTAAGCTTAAATAA
- a CDS encoding PstS family phosphate ABC transporter substrate-binding protein translates to MRWFAISLLVLWVASGCSNSASTSEDGATFGKTRILADEALFPIVVAGEDMFEHTYKRASIDFKYLPGIQALNEFLKDTARTLVSTRPLSAEETAYLKKINSTPFTTQIATDAVAFMVHPSNPDTALTCEEILKVLKGEVTSWDQVSPNNRTGNITLVFDNQNSSTVQYVMDLIKLKKLPANAYALKNNPSVVEYVAQHPGALGIIGYSWISDYDDPLGKKLRSEAKLMAVSVCEGENAGKPYKPYAANMLDNLYPFRREVYIISREGRSGLGTGFASYMASDIGQRIIQKAGIPPYYKLEYNIELSSKPFKLEK, encoded by the coding sequence ATGCGTTGGTTTGCCATCTCTCTACTGGTATTATGGGTTGCTTCGGGATGCAGCAATAGTGCTTCAACATCAGAAGATGGAGCAACCTTCGGTAAAACGCGCATTCTGGCCGACGAAGCCCTTTTCCCCATCGTTGTCGCAGGTGAAGATATGTTTGAACACACCTATAAGCGAGCATCTATCGACTTTAAATACCTTCCTGGTATCCAAGCCCTTAACGAATTCCTGAAAGACACTGCCCGCACGCTGGTCAGTACTCGACCACTCAGCGCAGAAGAAACTGCCTACTTAAAAAAAATCAACTCTACCCCGTTTACAACACAAATTGCAACGGATGCGGTTGCCTTTATGGTACATCCCAGCAATCCCGACACCGCATTGACTTGTGAAGAAATACTTAAAGTTTTGAAAGGTGAGGTGACATCGTGGGATCAAGTAAGTCCCAATAATAGAACCGGAAACATCACTTTGGTCTTTGACAACCAAAATTCAAGTACGGTTCAATACGTTATGGATTTAATCAAACTTAAAAAGTTACCCGCCAACGCCTATGCCCTTAAGAATAACCCTTCCGTAGTGGAATACGTAGCCCAACATCCTGGTGCTTTGGGTATCATTGGCTACAGTTGGATCAGCGACTATGATGATCCACTTGGGAAAAAATTACGGTCAGAAGCCAAACTGATGGCTGTTTCCGTTTGTGAAGGTGAAAATGCCGGAAAGCCCTACAAACCTTATGCTGCAAACATGTTGGACAATCTCTATCCTTTCCGCAGAGAAGTGTACATCATTTCAAGGGAAGGACGCTCGGGTCTTGGTACAGGGTTTGCCTCGTATATGGCCAGCGACATAGGTCAGCGGATCATTCAAAAGGCTGGGATTCCACCTTACTACAAACTGGAATACAACATCGAACTATCTTCGAAACCTTTCAAACTCGAAAAATAA
- a CDS encoding tetratricopeptide repeat protein translates to MKKLVLWSVFILVSQGVFAQTVAEIQKMMSDENISGARKMARELIKKDPTNGDGYYYLGETFYFDEAQDSAAFWYNKGLALAPDSPAPHVGVGKISLDKGLSQDAEKSFGRALRFVKKKPAETYALIGSSYLSSQKANIDKALENFTLARDNDTKNPRYFMLLGDALVAADKIGEAQTNYTFASEKDKENPEILMKIARTYLKSGINDVAQKNLEEIVAKFPNYSPAYKDLYEIYFSNRLYTKGTPLLSKYVELVGTDIDARSRLVRFLTYNAKDYERAVKEALTVLQQDPARGEMYRWLAWAYYEKGAAMTNKEEAKTIFQESLNSSKLFFEKETARKKYTSDYEYYAKAAARLEEMDVAAANYMKVLELDSARTEVYDLIGKMYYNAKDYQKAVDAYTIKIQKVEPTNQDYFYIGNAYMVLKNYALADSAYRKVNELNPTYAAGWYTRARINTALDTSEKKSMAKPFYEKFLELTEPTLAQADQRVKTNVISAYAYLGEYYALMIDPADYPKALSFFEKIAVLDPANASVQETITNIKKAMEGKN, encoded by the coding sequence ATGAAGAAACTTGTGTTGTGGTCTGTATTTATTTTGGTTTCGCAAGGAGTATTTGCGCAAACCGTTGCGGAGATTCAGAAGATGATGTCGGATGAAAATATCTCCGGCGCCCGCAAAATGGCCAGGGAGTTGATCAAAAAAGATCCAACCAATGGAGATGGCTATTACTACCTAGGCGAAACCTTTTACTTTGATGAAGCACAGGATTCCGCTGCTTTCTGGTACAATAAAGGTTTAGCGCTGGCTCCCGATTCTCCAGCACCACACGTGGGGGTTGGAAAAATTTCACTGGACAAGGGCTTGTCTCAAGACGCAGAAAAATCATTTGGCAGAGCTTTGCGATTCGTGAAGAAAAAACCGGCCGAAACATACGCCTTGATTGGCAGTTCATACCTGAGTAGCCAAAAAGCCAACATCGATAAGGCTCTGGAGAATTTCACCCTGGCCCGTGACAACGATACCAAAAACCCACGTTACTTCATGTTGCTGGGTGATGCATTGGTAGCTGCGGACAAAATTGGTGAAGCACAAACCAACTATACTTTTGCATCAGAAAAGGACAAAGAAAATCCTGAAATCCTGATGAAAATCGCACGTACCTACCTGAAAAGTGGGATCAACGATGTGGCACAGAAAAACCTAGAAGAAATTGTTGCAAAATTTCCCAACTACTCTCCGGCGTACAAGGATTTGTATGAAATCTATTTTAGCAATAGATTGTATACCAAAGGTACGCCACTACTCTCAAAGTATGTGGAGTTGGTAGGTACCGACATTGATGCCCGTTCTCGTTTGGTACGCTTCCTTACTTACAACGCGAAAGACTACGAACGTGCGGTAAAAGAAGCGCTCACCGTTTTGCAGCAGGATCCTGCCCGTGGCGAAATGTACCGTTGGTTGGCATGGGCCTACTATGAAAAAGGTGCAGCAATGACTAACAAAGAAGAAGCAAAAACAATCTTTCAGGAGTCGCTTAACTCCTCCAAGCTGTTCTTTGAAAAAGAAACTGCGCGCAAAAAATACACCTCTGATTACGAGTACTACGCCAAAGCTGCCGCCAGATTGGAAGAAATGGACGTAGCTGCTGCCAATTACATGAAAGTATTGGAACTGGACAGTGCCCGTACTGAAGTATATGACTTGATTGGCAAGATGTACTACAATGCGAAAGATTACCAAAAGGCCGTGGATGCTTATACCATTAAAATTCAAAAGGTAGAACCTACCAATCAGGACTACTTTTATATTGGTAATGCCTACATGGTACTAAAAAACTACGCTCTGGCCGATTCTGCCTACCGTAAAGTGAATGAGTTGAACCCAACTTATGCTGCGGGTTGGTATACCCGGGCACGGATCAATACTGCCTTGGATACCAGCGAGAAAAAATCAATGGCCAAGCCTTTCTATGAAAAATTCCTGGAATTGACCGAGCCAACGCTTGCTCAAGCAGACCAACGGGTAAAAACCAACGTGATCTCTGCATACGCTTATTTAGGCGAGTACTATGCGCTGATGATCGACCCGGCTGACTACCCTAAAGCACTTTCTTTCTTTGAAAAGATCGCCGTGCTGGATCCTGCGAACGCTAGTGTTCAAGAAACCATTACCAACATCAAAAAGGCGATGGAGGGTAAGAATTAA
- a CDS encoding transketolase family protein, with translation MANNLSLRAADNIRILSAAMVEKAQSGHPGGPMGGADFIHILYSEFLNYDPNDMHWPLRDRFFLDAGHMSAMLYAQQTLLGNYSLEDIINFRQWGSPTPGHPEVDVDRGIENTSGPLGLGHTFGIGSAIAERFLAQRFGEEVAHKTYIYISDGGVQEEISQGAGRIAGFLGLGNIVMFYDANDIQLSTEVSAVTSEDTAMKYEAWHWHVQTIVGNDHDALRAAIKSAIAETDRPSLIIGKTIMGKGVKKEDGSDYEGEVELHGKPLGQSKASFAKTIEGLGGDSSNPFQIFPDVAEYYRTVLDQKRSSAAARKVKYAAWEKANPVQAEKLATWLSGKLPEINWGEIAQKENDATRNASGNVLAYLAGRVENLIVASADLSNSDKTDSYLKKTTAFTKGDFSGSFLQAGVAELTMAALATGMSLHGGIVPVCATFFAFSDYMKPAIRVAALMEKQVIFVWTHDAFRVGEDGPTHQPVEQEAQLRLLEQLKNHSGKNSVLALRPADVHETTICWKLALENQHSPSGLILSRQNITDLPAASSRFAEATQAERGAYIVQNCAGTPDVILVANGSEVATLVAGAKKLSDEKGLKVRIVSAPSEGLFRNQTVDYQETVLPSNVPTFGLTAGLPVTMRGLVGTRGRVWGLSHFGYSAPFKVLDEKFGFTAENVFQQVVSLLG, from the coding sequence ATGGCAAATAACCTTTCTCTGCGAGCTGCCGACAACATCCGTATCCTTTCGGCGGCGATGGTAGAAAAAGCACAATCTGGTCACCCGGGTGGCCCGATGGGTGGTGCTGATTTTATCCACATCCTCTATTCCGAATTTTTGAATTATGATCCCAATGATATGCATTGGCCACTTCGCGACCGGTTTTTCCTGGATGCGGGCCACATGTCAGCCATGTTGTATGCACAACAAACCTTGTTGGGCAACTATTCATTGGAGGACATCATCAACTTCCGCCAGTGGGGTAGTCCTACCCCTGGGCACCCCGAAGTAGATGTTGACCGGGGCATTGAAAACACCTCAGGCCCGCTGGGATTGGGACATACCTTTGGCATTGGTTCTGCCATTGCCGAACGGTTTTTGGCACAACGTTTTGGCGAGGAAGTGGCCCATAAAACCTATATCTACATCTCGGATGGTGGGGTTCAGGAAGAGATTTCACAAGGTGCCGGGCGGATTGCCGGGTTCCTTGGGTTGGGTAATATTGTGATGTTTTACGATGCCAACGACATTCAGCTTTCCACGGAAGTAAGTGCGGTAACGAGTGAGGATACCGCCATGAAATACGAAGCATGGCACTGGCACGTTCAAACGATAGTGGGCAATGACCACGATGCATTGCGCGCTGCAATTAAATCTGCAATTGCCGAAACCGATCGCCCTTCTTTGATCATTGGGAAAACCATCATGGGCAAAGGAGTAAAAAAAGAAGACGGTTCCGATTATGAAGGTGAAGTAGAATTGCACGGCAAACCGCTGGGTCAGTCGAAAGCTTCATTTGCCAAGACCATCGAAGGTTTGGGCGGAGATTCCAGCAATCCTTTCCAAATATTCCCGGATGTAGCCGAATATTACCGCACAGTTTTGGATCAAAAACGCAGCAGTGCCGCCGCGCGTAAGGTAAAATATGCCGCCTGGGAAAAAGCCAATCCAGTTCAGGCTGAAAAGTTGGCCACCTGGTTGAGCGGTAAATTGCCCGAGATCAATTGGGGAGAAATTGCCCAAAAGGAAAATGATGCTACGCGCAATGCCTCTGGTAACGTATTGGCTTATCTGGCGGGTAGGGTAGAGAACCTCATCGTCGCCTCTGCCGATTTGAGCAACTCCGACAAAACAGATAGTTACCTGAAAAAAACCACGGCGTTTACCAAAGGTGATTTTTCGGGTTCCTTCCTCCAGGCTGGGGTGGCGGAATTGACCATGGCTGCATTGGCTACGGGCATGTCCTTGCACGGCGGAATAGTTCCGGTTTGTGCCACCTTCTTTGCTTTTTCTGATTACATGAAGCCTGCTATTCGAGTGGCCGCTTTGATGGAAAAACAGGTGATTTTTGTTTGGACCCACGATGCCTTCAGGGTAGGGGAGGATGGTCCGACCCACCAGCCAGTAGAACAAGAAGCACAGTTGCGTTTGTTGGAGCAATTGAAAAACCATTCGGGTAAAAATAGCGTCCTGGCGCTGCGTCCTGCCGACGTTCACGAAACCACCATTTGCTGGAAATTGGCCTTGGAAAACCAACACAGCCCATCGGGGCTGATTTTGTCTCGTCAAAACATCACCGATCTGCCAGCAGCTTCCAGTCGTTTTGCGGAAGCTACCCAGGCGGAGAGAGGGGCGTACATCGTACAAAATTGTGCGGGTACCCCGGATGTAATTCTGGTAGCCAATGGCTCTGAAGTAGCAACACTGGTTGCTGGTGCAAAAAAACTGAGTGACGAAAAAGGCTTGAAGGTTCGGATTGTATCGGCACCATCCGAAGGACTGTTCCGCAATCAAACAGTCGATTACCAGGAAACGGTATTGCCATCAAATGTACCCACTTTTGGCCTTACCGCAGGCTTGCCAGTAACCATGCGCGGCCTGGTCGGGACTCGTGGTCGGGTTTGGGGCTTGAGCCATTTTGGGTATTCGGCACCCTTCAAGGTGTTGGACGAAAAATTTGGCTTTACTGCGGAAAATGTATTCCAACAAGTAGTAAGCCTGTTGGGCTAA